Proteins encoded within one genomic window of Bermanella sp. WJH001:
- a CDS encoding RNA methyltransferase, giving the protein MLEHVRIVLINTSHSGNIGSAARAMKTMGLSDLVLVDPVDFDPQAPSDVSVAMASGAQDVLQGARVVATFEEAIEDVAVVMGASARSRHLPWPLMHPRKATAKALEVLPSGQKVALVFGRERTGLTNDELAMCQIHIHIPTNEDYASLNVASAVQVLAYEMRMGILAHQGELDANYEGNWGVSWDNELANQGEINGFMDHLEQTLVDIEFLDPTNPKQLMPRLRRLFQRAMPDKVEINILRGILKMIGRSQHK; this is encoded by the coding sequence ATGCTCGAACACGTTCGTATCGTACTTATCAATACAAGTCATTCTGGCAACATAGGTTCAGCAGCAAGGGCCATGAAAACCATGGGTTTGAGTGATCTGGTGCTGGTGGATCCTGTGGATTTTGACCCACAGGCCCCTAGTGACGTCTCGGTTGCCATGGCCAGTGGAGCTCAAGATGTGTTGCAAGGGGCTCGTGTTGTGGCTACGTTTGAAGAGGCCATTGAAGATGTGGCTGTGGTCATGGGGGCCAGTGCGCGCTCTCGTCATTTACCTTGGCCTTTGATGCACCCACGCAAGGCCACTGCGAAAGCATTAGAAGTCTTACCGTCGGGTCAGAAAGTGGCGCTTGTGTTTGGTCGGGAGCGAACCGGTTTGACCAATGATGAACTGGCCATGTGTCAGATACACATTCACATTCCAACCAACGAAGATTACGCCAGCCTAAATGTGGCCAGCGCGGTGCAGGTGTTAGCCTATGAGATGCGCATGGGGATTTTGGCTCATCAAGGTGAATTGGATGCAAACTATGAAGGCAACTGGGGGGTGAGCTGGGATAATGAGCTTGCCAATCAGGGCGAAATCAATGGATTTATGGATCATTTAGAGCAAACTCTGGTTGATATTGAGTTTTTAGACCCCACTAACCCTAAACAGTTAATGCCAAGATTACGCCGCTTGTTTCAGCGCG